A single Desulfonauticus submarinus DNA region contains:
- a CDS encoding YebC/PmpR family DNA-binding transcriptional regulator, whose product MAGHSKWHNIQHRKSRQDAKKSKIFTKVTKEIVLAAKAGGGNPETNPRLRAAIEAARSVNLPKDKIETAIKKGTGELGGDNIEEVIYEGYGPGGVAILIEAATDNRNRTVAELRHILSKNGGSMGESGCVAWMFEKKGVFSFAKDKYSEEELLEIGLEAGIEDIEDDGDVWQVKCDPKDFSKVKAYFDEQEVKYIEAQLTMIPQNTVEVDVETGQKLLKLYDALDDHDDVQNVYANFELPDELLNELG is encoded by the coding sequence ATGGCAGGACATAGTAAATGGCATAATATTCAGCATCGAAAAAGCAGGCAGGATGCTAAAAAGAGTAAAATTTTTACTAAAGTTACTAAGGAAATTGTTTTAGCAGCTAAGGCTGGTGGAGGAAATCCAGAGACCAATCCCCGTTTGAGAGCTGCGATAGAGGCTGCTAGGAGTGTTAATTTACCTAAAGATAAAATAGAGACAGCAATTAAAAAAGGTACGGGTGAATTGGGAGGAGATAATATTGAAGAAGTTATTTATGAAGGATATGGGCCCGGTGGAGTGGCGATTTTAATAGAAGCTGCTACTGATAACAGGAATAGAACTGTGGCTGAACTTAGGCATATACTTTCTAAAAATGGCGGCTCAATGGGAGAATCTGGATGCGTTGCCTGGATGTTTGAGAAGAAGGGAGTGTTTTCTTTTGCTAAGGATAAATATAGCGAAGAGGAACTTTTAGAAATTGGATTAGAAGCAGGTATTGAAGATATAGAAGATGATGGAGATGTATGGCAAGTTAAGTGTGATCCTAAGGATTTTTCAAAGGTAAAAGCTTATTTTGATGAACAAGAAGTAAAATATATAGAAGCACAACTTACTATGATCCCTCAAAATACTGTAGAAGTAGACGTAGAAACAGGACAAAAACTTTTAAAGCTTTATGATGCATTAGATGATCATGATGATGTGCAAAACGTATATGCTAATTTTGAATTGCCTGATGAACTTTTAAATGAGTTAGGATAA
- the ruvC gene encoding crossover junction endodeoxyribonuclease RuvC, whose product MLILGLDPGSRCMGIGLIEEQEAGLRLILAKAIYPPKGNDLGEKLGFIFKELVELIDTFQPKEVAIEDVFFATNARSALKLGQVRGAAVAACAWKNIPVFSYEPTKVKQSVVGVGRASKEQVSFMVKQILKVKDNWPLDVSDALAVAIAHLNTRRFNKMVQSK is encoded by the coding sequence ATGTTAATTTTGGGTTTAGACCCTGGCTCTAGATGTATGGGGATAGGCTTAATTGAGGAACAAGAGGCTGGTTTGAGGTTGATTTTAGCCAAGGCCATCTATCCCCCTAAAGGTAATGATTTGGGAGAAAAATTAGGTTTTATTTTTAAAGAATTGGTAGAATTAATAGATACATTTCAACCCAAAGAAGTAGCTATAGAGGATGTTTTTTTTGCTACCAATGCTAGGTCAGCTTTAAAATTGGGCCAAGTAAGAGGAGCAGCAGTTGCAGCGTGTGCGTGGAAAAATATTCCAGTATTTTCCTATGAACCGACTAAAGTTAAACAGAGTGTAGTTGGTGTTGGTAGGGCTAGTAAAGAACAGGTAAGTTTTATGGTAAAACAAATTCTCAAAGTAAAGGATAATTGGCCTCTAGATGTGAGTGATGCTTTGGCTGTTGCTATTGCTCACCTTAATACTAGACGTTTTAATAAAATGGTTCAAAGCAAGTGA
- the ruvA gene encoding Holliday junction branch migration protein RuvA: MIAYLKGKLLFISPDSVILAVQGVGYEVFLPTRILSQLEQGQDVELFTYTVVREDVLDLYGFLSWQERSTFATLLSIPKIGPKLGLAILNKFTPEDLAQIVFREDVSRLASVPGIGAKTAKKIFLDLKDKLKISNVEDRFAPIESGDKGSILTDTLEALKGLGYTEEEVLPLIKEVLAQDESLDVSLLIREVLKKKANLKT; this comes from the coding sequence GTGATAGCATATTTAAAGGGAAAGCTCCTTTTTATCTCTCCAGATAGTGTTATTTTAGCTGTTCAAGGAGTTGGATATGAGGTGTTTTTACCTACAAGGATTTTAAGCCAATTAGAGCAAGGTCAAGATGTAGAGTTATTTACCTACACAGTAGTGCGAGAGGATGTTTTAGATTTGTATGGTTTTTTATCTTGGCAAGAACGGTCTACCTTTGCTACTTTACTTTCTATTCCTAAAATAGGGCCTAAGTTAGGTTTAGCCATCTTAAATAAATTTACACCTGAAGATTTAGCTCAGATTGTTTTTAGAGAAGATGTGTCTAGGTTGGCTTCTGTGCCTGGTATTGGAGCTAAGACAGCTAAAAAAATATTTTTAGATCTCAAAGATAAATTGAAAATTTCTAATGTAGAAGATAGGTTTGCTCCTATTGAATCGGGAGATAAAGGGTCTATTTTAACAGATACTTTAGAAGCTTTGAAAGGACTTGGTTATACGGAAGAAGAAGTGTTACCTCTAATTAAAGAAGTATTAGCGCAAGATGAAAGTCTAGATGTATCTTTGTTGATTCGGGAAGTGTTAAAGAAAAAAGCAAATTTAAAAACCTAA